A genomic stretch from Artemia franciscana unplaced genomic scaffold, ASM3288406v1 Scaffold_1799, whole genome shotgun sequence includes:
- the LOC136042697 gene encoding uncharacterized protein LOC136042697, with translation MEDESKGTRISPRTRQFIVLGLMGLLVCAVIGLAIGLLTIQVYGPCDFPPTLPNNSYGSWKGSEDKEFDIVCGSGYVFSDGSTRLSVSCLDSSWQTEQLPNCVNVRK, from the exons ATGGAAGACGAATCAAAAGGAACAAGGATTAGTCCTCGGACTAGACAGTTTATTGTATTGGGCTTAATGGGATTACTGGTTTGTGCGGTTATTGGTTTGGCTATTGGTTTACTGACGATACAAGTTTATG GTCCTTGCGACTTTCCCCCGACACTGCCAAACAATAGCTATGGTTCTTGGAAAGGATCTGAAGACAAGGAGTTTGATATTGTTTGTGGCTCAGGATATGTTTTCAGTGATGGATCAACCCGTTTGAGCGTTTCTTGTTTAGATTCTTCATGGCAAACAGAACAACTACCTAACTGTGTTAATGTAAGAAAGTAA